Proteins from a single region of Streptomyces sp. Tu 3180:
- a CDS encoding aspartate/glutamate racemase family protein, with amino-acid sequence MKIALMDSGIGLLAATAAVRRLRPDADLVLSLDPDGMPWGPRTPEDLTERALAVAEAAAAHRPDALIVGCNTATVHALTALRARLEPDLPVIGTVPAIKPAAAGGGPLAIWATPATTGSPYQKDLIQNFADGVAVTEVPCWGLAEAVERADEAAIDAAVAAAAELTPEDVTTVVLGCTHYELVAERIRAAVQRPAAPPLALHGSATAVAAQALRRIGERPAPGAPAGGTLTVLLSGREGTLPAAALTYAEGRLLRQVTTAG; translated from the coding sequence GTGAAGATCGCGCTCATGGACTCCGGAATCGGCCTGCTGGCGGCCACCGCCGCGGTGCGGCGCCTGCGCCCCGACGCCGATCTCGTCCTCTCCCTCGACCCCGACGGCATGCCGTGGGGACCCAGAACGCCCGAGGACCTCACCGAGCGCGCACTGGCCGTCGCCGAGGCGGCCGCCGCGCACCGGCCCGACGCGCTGATCGTCGGCTGCAACACCGCGACCGTGCACGCGCTCACCGCCCTGCGCGCCCGCCTCGAACCGGACCTGCCGGTCATCGGCACCGTCCCGGCGATCAAGCCCGCCGCGGCCGGCGGCGGACCGCTGGCCATCTGGGCCACGCCGGCCACGACCGGCAGCCCCTACCAGAAGGACCTGATCCAGAACTTCGCCGACGGCGTGGCCGTCACCGAGGTGCCGTGCTGGGGTCTCGCCGAGGCCGTGGAGCGGGCCGACGAGGCGGCGATCGACGCCGCCGTCGCCGCGGCCGCCGAGCTCACCCCCGAGGACGTGACGACCGTCGTCCTGGGCTGCACCCACTACGAGCTGGTCGCCGAGCGCATCCGGGCCGCCGTGCAGCGCCCCGCCGCCCCGCCGCTCGCCCTGCACGGCTCCGCCACGGCGGTGGCCGCCCAGGCCCTGCGCCGCATCGGCGAGCGGCCCGCCCCCGGTGCCCCGGCCGGCGGCACCCTGACGGTCCTGCTGAGCGGACGCGAGGGCACCCTCCCCGCGGCCGCCCTCACCTACGCGGAAGGCCGGCTGCTCCGGCAGGTCACCACCGCCGGGTGA
- a CDS encoding glycosyltransferase: MGQTAHVSAVVWTAAGSLAAWLWLLLCQGFFWRTDVRLPPSRDPGTWPSVCVVVPARDEAAVLPASLPTLLAQEYPGRAEVFLVDDGSTDGTGELARELARRSGGLPLTVGSPGEPPAGWTGKLWAVRHGIGLARVRAPEYLLLTDADIAHAPDSLRRLVAAARTGGYDVVSQMARLRVESPWERLVVPAFVYFFAQLYPFRRIGRDGTRTAAAAGGCVLLRADAAERARIPDAVRHAVIDDVALARAVKRRGGRVWLGLADRVDSVRPYPRLHDLWRMVARSAYAQLRHSPVVLAGTVAGLVLVYLVPPVAVVAGTGAGSPVAAVLGGAAWLVMAGTYVPMLRYYRQPLWLAPLLPFTAFLYLLMTVDSAVQHRRGRGAAWKGRTYARPDAVPDEG, from the coding sequence GTGGGGCAGACTGCGCACGTGAGCGCCGTTGTGTGGACCGCCGCCGGATCACTCGCCGCCTGGCTGTGGCTGCTGCTCTGCCAGGGCTTCTTCTGGCGCACGGATGTACGGCTCCCGCCGTCGCGCGATCCCGGGACGTGGCCGTCGGTGTGCGTCGTCGTCCCCGCGCGCGACGAGGCGGCGGTGCTGCCCGCGAGCCTGCCGACGCTGCTCGCCCAGGAGTATCCGGGACGGGCCGAGGTCTTCCTCGTCGACGACGGCAGCACCGACGGCACCGGGGAGCTCGCGCGCGAGCTCGCGCGCCGGTCCGGCGGGCTGCCGCTCACCGTGGGTTCCCCGGGCGAGCCCCCCGCCGGGTGGACCGGCAAGCTGTGGGCGGTGCGGCACGGCATCGGCCTGGCACGCGTGCGTGCCCCCGAGTACCTGCTGCTGACGGACGCCGACATCGCGCACGCCCCGGACAGCCTGCGCCGGCTGGTGGCGGCGGCGCGCACCGGGGGGTACGACGTCGTGTCGCAGATGGCCCGGCTGCGGGTGGAGAGCCCCTGGGAACGGCTGGTCGTGCCCGCCTTCGTCTACTTCTTCGCGCAGCTCTACCCGTTCCGCCGGATCGGCAGGGACGGGACGCGGACGGCCGCCGCGGCCGGCGGCTGCGTGCTGCTGCGCGCCGACGCGGCCGAGCGGGCACGGATCCCGGACGCCGTGCGGCACGCCGTCATCGACGACGTGGCCCTGGCCCGGGCGGTCAAGCGCCGCGGCGGACGCGTCTGGCTGGGGCTGGCGGACCGGGTGGACAGCGTGCGGCCGTACCCGCGGCTGCACGACCTGTGGCGCATGGTGGCGCGCAGCGCGTACGCGCAGCTGCGGCACAGTCCGGTGGTGCTGGCCGGTACGGTCGCCGGGCTGGTCCTGGTGTACCTGGTGCCGCCCGTGGCGGTGGTCGCGGGGACGGGGGCGGGGAGCCCGGTCGCGGCGGTCCTCGGCGGGGCGGCCTGGCTCGTGATGGCGGGGACGTACGTCCCGATGCTCCGGTATTACCGGCAGCCGCTGTGGCTCGCCCCCCTGCTGCCGTTCACCGCGTTCCTGTACCTCCTGATGACGGTCGACTCGGCGGTGCAGCACCGGCGGGGGCGCGGTGCGGCCTGGAAGGGCCGCACCTACGCCCGTCCGGACGCCGTGCCCGACGAGGGCTGA